The following proteins are encoded in a genomic region of Danio rerio strain Tuebingen ecotype United States chromosome 16, GRCz12tu, whole genome shotgun sequence:
- the si:ch211-79k12.2 gene encoding uncharacterized protein LOC568844 isoform 1 (isoform 1 is encoded by transcript variant 1), with product MDKDRLAAGPCSWLDMHHFIGDLMAASATVTGHPMAERRTEETLSSWPKVPHPPQSIPSRQNPVKNAVRFGVQSEEREPRHNESHAHRRTCTCPGCPLSSTPSSSSFQTLKPKASSASQIQPPSSTQSTPLQQAKEPSTAPVSLGLCLGLGLSLDEENTGSSSTSRPPQQEDKGTSTHSPIPQSNPESPGVSPAQAFPCVCCHRGFQTCSQLLSQQKDPESQIAHHYYHHHHHHCPLSSCTSCTHPSFPCLSCQRTFPTCAQLLRHEQGHAQQDGLQQLSCMHCNASFPRPSQLLQHQRTQHATKAGGFLCAECGRAFNSHSNLRIHLNVHTGARPYICTNCGKSFSQSGALKIHRRIHTGERPYTCSYCGRGFPHLAGVRAHQRIHTGEKPYICGQCGKCFTQSGALKIHTRIHTGERPFVCGLCGKSFSNRSGIRFHHRTVHGIVMEPNSVGRPSLAASASSQVSDIQRVQVSAVNQIHFRQIEERNLPSKELVQPSKEQLSGNADKLALPYACEDCGQRFPDAPSRNRHQTLQHYSLEEQEKEDTGSSKTND from the exons GCTGGTCCATGCTCATGGCTGGATATGCATCATTTTATTGGTGACCTTATGGCAGCCAGTGCTACAGTCACTGGTCATCCAATGGCAGAGCGACGTACTGAGGAGACACTAAGTTCTTGGCCCAAAGTCCCTCATCCTCCTCAGTCCATCCCATCGAGACAGAACCCTGTGAAAAATGCTGTTCGGTTTGGTGTGCAGTCTGAGGAAAGGGAGCCCAGACATAATGAAAGCCATG CTCACCGACGCACCTGCACATGTCCAGGCTGCCCTCTTTCCTCAACTCCCTCTAGTTCCTCATTTCAGACCCTGAAACCCAAAGCCAGCTCGGCCTCACAGATCCAACCACCTTCATCCACACAGTCCACCCCACTGCAGCAGGCCAAAGAGCCCAGCACTGCCCCGGTCAGCTTGGGCTTGTGTCTAGGTTTGGGTCTCTCTCTGGATGAAGAAAACACCGGTTCAAGCAGCACATCTCGTCCCCCCCAGCAAGAGGACAAAGGCACCAGCACTCATAGCCCAATCCCCCAGTCAAATCCAGAGTCCCCAGGTGTTTCACCTGCTCAAGCATTTCCATGTGTATGCTGCCATCGTGGGTTTCAAACTTGTAGCCAACTTTTATCTCAACAAAAGGACCCAGAGTCACAAATTGCCCACCACTActaccatcaccaccatcatcactgTCCGCTCAGCAGCTGCACGTCATGTACACACCCTTCATTCCCTTGCCTGTCCTGCCAGCGCACCTTCCCCACATGTGCCCAACTCCTGCGCCATGAGCAGGGTCATGCGCAGCAGGATGGCCTGCAGCAGCTCTCATGCATGCACTGCAATGCCTCCTTTCCACGTCCGTCACAGCTGCTGCAACATCAGCGCACTCAGCACGCAACTAAAGCGGGTGGCTTTCTGTGTGCTGAATGCGGCCGTGCGTTCAATTCACACAGCAATCTGCGCATCCACCTCAACGTGCACACTGGTGCCCGGCCATACATCTGTACCAACTGCGGAAAGAGCTTCAGCCAATCTGGCGCCCTTAAGATTCATCGCagaattcacaccggagagaggccgtacacctGCTCATACTGCGGGAGGGGATTCCCTCACCTGGCTGGGGTGAGAGCTCATCAGCGCATTCACACTGGTGAGAAACCGTACATCTGCGGTCAATGTGGAAAGTGCTTCACTCAATCTGGAGCTCTGAAGATCCACACTCGCATACACACCGGGGAGAGACCTTTCGTGTGTGGTCTCTGTGGGAAGAGCTTTTCCAACCGCTCCGGCATCCGCTTTCATCATCGCACGGTTCATGGCATCGTAATGGAGCCCAACTCTGTGGGCAGGCCTAGCCTGGCTGCTTCTGCTTCATCCCAAGTTTCAGACATCCAAAGAGTTCAAGTCTCCGCTGTCAACCAGATTCATTTTCGGCAAATAGAAGAAAGGAATTTGCCAAGTAAAGAGTTGGTTCAGCCCAGTAAAGAGCAGTTAAGTGGGAATGCGGACAAATTGGCCCTTCCGTATGCCTGTGAGGATTGTGGTCAGCGCTTTCCAGATGCTCCTTCTAGAAACAGACACCAGACGCTGCAACACTACTCTCTGGAGGAGCAAGAGAAAGAAGACACTGGCTCTAGTAAAACTAACGATTAA
- the si:ch211-79k12.2 gene encoding uncharacterized protein isoform X1, with protein MHHFIGDLMAASATVTGHPMAERRTEETLSSWPKVPHPPQSIPSRQNPVKNAVRFGVQSEEREPRHNESHAHRRTCTCPGCPLSSTPSSSSFQTLKPKASSASQIQPPSSTQSTPLQQAKEPSTAPVSLGLCLGLGLSLDEENTGSSSTSRPPQQEDKGTSTHSPIPQSNPESPGVSPAQAFPCVCCHRGFQTCSQLLSQQKDPESQIAHHYYHHHHHHCPLSSCTSCTHPSFPCLSCQRTFPTCAQLLRHEQGHAQQDGLQQLSCMHCNASFPRPSQLLQHQRTQHATKAGGFLCAECGRAFNSHSNLRIHLNVHTGARPYICTNCGKSFSQSGALKIHRRIHTGERPYTCSYCGRGFPHLAGVRAHQRIHTGEKPYICGQCGKCFTQSGALKIHTRIHTGERPFVCGLCGKSFSNRSGIRFHHRTVHGIVMEPNSVGRPSLAASASSQVSDIQRVQVSAVNQIHFRQIEERNLPSKELVQPSKEQLSGNADKLALPYACEDCGQRFPDAPSRNRHQTLQHYSLEEQEKEDTGSSKTND; from the exons ATGCATCATTTTATTGGTGACCTTATGGCAGCCAGTGCTACAGTCACTGGTCATCCAATGGCAGAGCGACGTACTGAGGAGACACTAAGTTCTTGGCCCAAAGTCCCTCATCCTCCTCAGTCCATCCCATCGAGACAGAACCCTGTGAAAAATGCTGTTCGGTTTGGTGTGCAGTCTGAGGAAAGGGAGCCCAGACATAATGAAAGCCATG CTCACCGACGCACCTGCACATGTCCAGGCTGCCCTCTTTCCTCAACTCCCTCTAGTTCCTCATTTCAGACCCTGAAACCCAAAGCCAGCTCGGCCTCACAGATCCAACCACCTTCATCCACACAGTCCACCCCACTGCAGCAGGCCAAAGAGCCCAGCACTGCCCCGGTCAGCTTGGGCTTGTGTCTAGGTTTGGGTCTCTCTCTGGATGAAGAAAACACCGGTTCAAGCAGCACATCTCGTCCCCCCCAGCAAGAGGACAAAGGCACCAGCACTCATAGCCCAATCCCCCAGTCAAATCCAGAGTCCCCAGGTGTTTCACCTGCTCAAGCATTTCCATGTGTATGCTGCCATCGTGGGTTTCAAACTTGTAGCCAACTTTTATCTCAACAAAAGGACCCAGAGTCACAAATTGCCCACCACTActaccatcaccaccatcatcactgTCCGCTCAGCAGCTGCACGTCATGTACACACCCTTCATTCCCTTGCCTGTCCTGCCAGCGCACCTTCCCCACATGTGCCCAACTCCTGCGCCATGAGCAGGGTCATGCGCAGCAGGATGGCCTGCAGCAGCTCTCATGCATGCACTGCAATGCCTCCTTTCCACGTCCGTCACAGCTGCTGCAACATCAGCGCACTCAGCACGCAACTAAAGCGGGTGGCTTTCTGTGTGCTGAATGCGGCCGTGCGTTCAATTCACACAGCAATCTGCGCATCCACCTCAACGTGCACACTGGTGCCCGGCCATACATCTGTACCAACTGCGGAAAGAGCTTCAGCCAATCTGGCGCCCTTAAGATTCATCGCagaattcacaccggagagaggccgtacacctGCTCATACTGCGGGAGGGGATTCCCTCACCTGGCTGGGGTGAGAGCTCATCAGCGCATTCACACTGGTGAGAAACCGTACATCTGCGGTCAATGTGGAAAGTGCTTCACTCAATCTGGAGCTCTGAAGATCCACACTCGCATACACACCGGGGAGAGACCTTTCGTGTGTGGTCTCTGTGGGAAGAGCTTTTCCAACCGCTCCGGCATCCGCTTTCATCATCGCACGGTTCATGGCATCGTAATGGAGCCCAACTCTGTGGGCAGGCCTAGCCTGGCTGCTTCTGCTTCATCCCAAGTTTCAGACATCCAAAGAGTTCAAGTCTCCGCTGTCAACCAGATTCATTTTCGGCAAATAGAAGAAAGGAATTTGCCAAGTAAAGAGTTGGTTCAGCCCAGTAAAGAGCAGTTAAGTGGGAATGCGGACAAATTGGCCCTTCCGTATGCCTGTGAGGATTGTGGTCAGCGCTTTCCAGATGCTCCTTCTAGAAACAGACACCAGACGCTGCAACACTACTCTCTGGAGGAGCAAGAGAAAGAAGACACTGGCTCTAGTAAAACTAACGATTAA